The following coding sequences lie in one Brevibacterium marinum genomic window:
- a CDS encoding nuclear transport factor 2 family protein, with product MDSVTELVKRYYSTVDAGKPGATSALFAAEGHYDRPGYPTMVGQQITDFYHGERVIESGAHSLTEILVDGDRASSRGVFTGRLKDGTETSVGFADFFLFDPDGLIAERTTYFYQAAV from the coding sequence ATGGACAGTGTGACTGAACTCGTGAAGCGCTATTACTCCACCGTCGATGCGGGGAAACCGGGGGCCACCTCGGCGCTGTTCGCCGCCGAAGGACACTACGACCGTCCCGGGTATCCGACCATGGTCGGCCAGCAGATCACCGACTTCTACCACGGTGAGCGCGTCATCGAATCGGGGGCGCACTCGCTGACGGAGATCCTCGTCGACGGCGATCGCGCCTCCAGCCGCGGAGTCTTCACCGGTCGCCTCAAGGACGGCACCGAGACCTCCGTGGGCTTCGCCGACTTCTTCCTCTTCGACCCCGACGGCCTCATCGCCGAACGCACGACATACTTCTACCAAGCAGCGGTCTGA